The following coding sequences lie in one Pseudomonas syringae CC1557 genomic window:
- the uraD gene encoding 2-oxo-4-hydroxy-4-carboxy-5-ureidoimidazoline decarboxylase, with protein MSELQNLKPSTLSRDAFTATFADVYEHSPWIAQQAFDQGAGPELDQLDTLHARMSEILLNATHEQQLALIKAHPDLAGKAAVQGELTQASTDEQAGAGIHLCTPEEFRRFTELNEAYKARFGFPFIMAVKGSDRHKILAAFEQRIHHSPEAEFACALAEINKIALFRLQALHASQP; from the coding sequence ATGAGCGAATTGCAGAACCTGAAGCCCTCGACCCTGAGCCGCGATGCGTTTACCGCGACCTTTGCCGATGTCTACGAGCACTCGCCATGGATCGCGCAACAAGCGTTTGATCAGGGCGCAGGCCCGGAGCTGGATCAGCTCGACACCCTGCATGCGCGGATGAGCGAGATTCTGCTCAATGCCACTCACGAACAACAGTTGGCACTGATCAAAGCTCACCCGGACCTGGCAGGCAAGGCTGCGGTTCAGGGCGAGCTGACTCAGGCCAGTACCGATGAACAGGCGGGTGCCGGTATCCACCTCTGCACGCCTGAAGAATTCCGGCGCTTTACCGAACTGAACGAGGCTTACAAGGCCCGTTTCGGCTTTCCGTTCATCATGGCGGTCAAGGGCAGCGACCGGCATAAAATTCTGGCGGCGTTCGAGCAACGCATCCATCACTCGCCCGAGGCCGAGTTTGCTTGCGCCCTGGCCGAGATCAACAAGATCGCACTGTTTCGTCTACAGGCGCTCCACGCGTCGCAGCCATAA
- a CDS encoding urate hydroxylase PuuD has product MLAHLMEWLNLGVRWIHMIVGVAWIGASFYFVWLENNLNRSNPREGLSGDLWAIHGGGIYHLEKYKLAPPTMPENLHWFKWEAYSTWLSGVALLCVVFYANPTLYLLAPGSSLSGAEGVHIGLGSLFVGWFIYSFLCDPPLGKRPALLGVVLFLLLVAAAYGFSKVFSGRGAYLHVGAIMGTIMVGNVFRIIMPAQRALVAAIAENRTPDPSLPAKGLLRSRHNNYFTLPVLFIMISNHFPSTYGSEYNWLILAGIALLAVLVRHYFNTRHDSHRFAWTLPVAALGMLCLAYVTGPAQPTAPIVYQPLPGTAVGGHRADEKPQAPVTTPAQAEPAKVAGADFTKVHEVIQQRCSVCHSATPTSQLFSVAPAGVMFDTPEQIQQQAPRIKAQAITAPIMPLGNITQMTQQERDLVGAWIDQGAHIN; this is encoded by the coding sequence GTGCTGGCACATCTGATGGAATGGCTGAATCTCGGCGTGCGCTGGATTCACATGATTGTGGGTGTCGCCTGGATCGGCGCATCGTTCTACTTTGTCTGGCTGGAAAACAACCTCAACCGCAGCAATCCGCGTGAAGGGCTGTCGGGCGATCTGTGGGCAATCCACGGTGGTGGCATTTATCACCTGGAGAAATACAAGCTCGCGCCTCCGACCATGCCGGAGAACCTGCACTGGTTCAAATGGGAGGCCTACTCGACCTGGCTGTCTGGGGTCGCGTTGCTGTGCGTAGTGTTTTACGCCAACCCGACGCTGTACCTGCTGGCACCGGGCAGCAGCCTGAGCGGTGCTGAAGGCGTGCACATCGGACTGGGTTCATTGTTCGTCGGCTGGTTCATCTACAGTTTTCTGTGCGACCCACCATTGGGCAAGCGCCCTGCCCTGTTAGGCGTTGTTCTGTTTCTGCTGCTGGTCGCGGCGGCCTATGGCTTCAGCAAGGTGTTCAGCGGTCGCGGTGCGTACCTGCACGTTGGCGCGATCATGGGCACTATCATGGTCGGCAACGTATTTCGCATCATCATGCCGGCGCAGCGCGCACTGGTCGCTGCCATCGCTGAAAACCGCACCCCGGACCCGAGCCTGCCGGCCAAGGGGCTGCTGCGCTCACGGCACAACAACTACTTCACGCTGCCGGTGCTGTTCATCATGATCAGCAACCACTTTCCGAGTACGTATGGCAGTGAATACAACTGGTTGATCCTGGCCGGCATCGCGCTGCTGGCGGTGCTGGTGCGGCACTATTTCAATACCCGGCATGACAGCCATCGATTCGCCTGGACCCTGCCAGTCGCTGCGCTGGGCATGCTGTGCCTGGCCTATGTGACGGGCCCGGCACAACCGACTGCACCAATCGTCTATCAGCCACTGCCGGGCACGGCGGTCGGCGGTCACCGGGCCGATGAGAAACCCCAAGCGCCAGTGACCACGCCCGCTCAGGCGGAGCCTGCCAAGGTTGCCGGTGCGGACTTCACCAAGGTGCATGAGGTGATCCAGCAACGCTGCTCGGTCTGCCACTCGGCCACACCCACCAGCCAGCTGTTCAGCGTTGCTCCGGCCGGCGTGATGTTCGATACGCCGGAACAGATCCAGCAACAGGCACCGCGCATCAAGGCGCAGGCGATCACGGCACCGATCATGCCGCTGGGCAATATTACCCAGATGACCCAGCAGGAACGTGATCTGGTCGGCGCGTGGATCGATCAAGGCGCACACATCAACTGA
- the guaD gene encoding guanine deaminase — MSSVSNRKAYRAAIVHSIADPAEVAVEASYEYFADGLLLVEDGNIVSVGHAADLLDGLDSDVELIEYQNALITPGFIDTHIHLPQTGMIGAYGAQLLDWLNTYTFPCESQFADPAHSAQVADIFIKELLRNGTTTALVFGSVHKESVEAFFSAAQALDLRMIAGKVMMDRNAPDYLVDTPASSYADSKALIERWHGKGRLSYAVTPRFAPTSSPEQLSLAGQLLTEYPGLYLQTHISENLQEVEWVKALFPERKHYLDVYDHFNLLSERSVFAHGVHLCDAQCARLAQTGSAIAFCPTSNLFLGSGLFNLPMAEKHKVNVGLGTDVGGGTSFSILQTLNEAYKVMQMQGARLNPFKSLYLATLGGARALRLEDKVGSLKPGNEADFLVLDYDATPLLSYRLKQAKGIEEILFVLMTIGDDRTVKQTWSGGRLVHERG, encoded by the coding sequence ATGAGTTCAGTGTCCAACCGTAAAGCCTACCGCGCCGCCATCGTCCACAGCATTGCCGACCCTGCCGAAGTGGCGGTGGAAGCATCTTATGAATACTTCGCCGACGGCCTGCTGCTGGTCGAGGACGGTAACATCGTGTCGGTGGGTCATGCCGCCGACCTGCTCGACGGCCTCGACAGTGATGTAGAGCTGATCGAGTATCAGAACGCCTTGATCACCCCAGGCTTCATCGACACGCATATCCACTTGCCGCAGACCGGCATGATCGGCGCGTATGGCGCGCAATTGCTGGACTGGCTCAACACCTATACGTTTCCCTGCGAAAGCCAGTTTGCCGACCCCGCACATTCGGCGCAGGTCGCGGACATCTTCATCAAGGAGCTGCTGCGCAACGGCACCACCACGGCGCTGGTATTCGGCAGCGTACACAAGGAGTCGGTGGAGGCGTTTTTCAGCGCGGCGCAGGCACTCGATCTGCGCATGATCGCTGGCAAGGTAATGATGGACCGTAACGCGCCGGATTATCTGGTCGATACGCCAGCCTCCAGCTACGCCGACAGCAAAGCGTTGATAGAACGCTGGCACGGCAAGGGTCGCCTGAGCTACGCCGTGACCCCGCGTTTCGCACCGACCAGCAGCCCGGAACAGCTGAGTCTGGCGGGCCAGTTGCTGACCGAGTACCCCGGCCTGTACCTGCAGACCCACATCAGCGAAAACCTTCAGGAGGTCGAGTGGGTCAAGGCGCTGTTCCCCGAGCGCAAGCATTACCTGGACGTCTACGACCACTTCAACCTGCTGAGCGAGCGCTCGGTGTTTGCCCATGGCGTACACCTGTGCGACGCACAGTGCGCGCGCCTCGCGCAGACCGGCTCGGCCATCGCCTTCTGCCCGACCTCCAACCTGTTTCTGGGCAGCGGCCTGTTCAATCTGCCAATGGCCGAGAAGCACAAGGTCAACGTCGGCCTGGGCACCGATGTGGGCGGCGGTACCAGCTTTTCGATTCTGCAGACCCTGAACGAAGCCTACAAAGTCATGCAGATGCAAGGCGCACGTCTGAACCCCTTCAAATCGCTGTATCTGGCAACCCTGGGCGGCGCACGTGCGCTGCGTCTGGAAGACAAGGTCGGCAGCCTCAAGCCTGGCAACGAGGCCGACTTCCTGGTGCTCGATTACGACGCCACGCCGCTGCTGTCGTATCGGCTGAAACAGGCCAAGGGAATTGAAGAGATTCTGTTTGTGCTGATGACAATTGGCGACGACCGGACCGTGAAACAGACCTGGTCGGGTGGTCGGTTGGTGCATGAGCGGGGTTGA
- the xdhC gene encoding xanthine dehydrogenase accessory protein XdhC — translation MNNWISALAELQARSEPGILVTIIEELGSTPRNAGSKMVVCAERIHDTIGGGHLEYKAMEIAREMLASGTRQTRLERFNLGASLGQCCGGVNVLLFEPMGEPVAQIAVFGAGHVGRALVPLLASLPCRVRWIDSREHEFPETMPEGVLQIISDEPADEVAQLPVGTYCIVMTHNHQLDLELTAAILTRGDFGYFGLIGSKTKRVKFEHRLRERGFDASLLQRMRCPMGLAEVKGKLPIEIAVSIAAEVIATYNVSFGQQSANAKPIARLLPASRRSQSQ, via the coding sequence ATGAATAACTGGATCAGCGCTCTGGCCGAGCTTCAGGCCCGCAGTGAACCCGGCATTCTGGTAACGATCATTGAGGAGCTGGGCTCGACGCCGCGTAACGCCGGGTCAAAAATGGTGGTCTGTGCCGAGCGCATCCACGACACCATCGGCGGCGGGCATCTGGAATACAAAGCCATGGAAATCGCCCGCGAGATGCTCGCCAGCGGCACCCGGCAGACCCGGTTGGAGCGCTTCAATCTAGGCGCGAGCCTCGGTCAGTGTTGCGGTGGCGTCAACGTGCTGTTGTTCGAGCCGATGGGCGAGCCCGTCGCACAGATCGCAGTGTTCGGCGCAGGTCATGTCGGCCGCGCGCTGGTGCCGTTGCTGGCCAGCCTGCCCTGCCGGGTGCGCTGGATCGACAGCCGTGAACACGAATTTCCGGAAACAATGCCCGAGGGCGTGCTGCAGATCATCAGCGATGAGCCGGCCGATGAAGTTGCGCAGTTGCCCGTCGGCACTTACTGCATCGTGATGACCCACAACCATCAGCTCGATCTGGAGCTCACCGCCGCCATCCTCACGCGCGGTGACTTTGGCTACTTCGGCTTGATCGGCTCGAAGACCAAACGGGTCAAGTTCGAACATCGCTTGCGCGAACGCGGATTCGACGCCAGCCTGCTACAACGCATGCGTTGCCCAATGGGCCTGGCCGAGGTCAAAGGCAAGCTGCCCATCGAGATTGCGGTGTCTATCGCCGCAGAAGTGATCGCCACCTACAACGTCAGCTTTGGCCAACAGAGCGCCAACGCAAAACCTATTGCCAGACTGCTGCCTGCGTCACGCCGCAGCCAGTCGCAATGA
- a CDS encoding GntR family transcriptional regulator, translating to MNDQSLPLKKPSRSLDSGRSVTQDDVVYEHIFDAILEQRLAPGTRLSEEALGEIFGVSRTIIRRALSRLGHEGVVLLRPNRGAVVASPSVEEARQVFFARRMVEQAITELAVEHATAEQLAELRQMVSDERDSFARGDRGAGIRLSGEFHLQLAVVAKNAPLISFQRSLVSQTSLIIAQYETGNRTHCSYDEHSQLIDAIEARDAPLAVELMMHHMDHIDSKLDLDEDSASDDLQAVFSHVMGRKKPLR from the coding sequence ATGAACGATCAGTCCCTGCCCCTCAAGAAACCGTCGCGCAGCCTCGACAGTGGCCGCAGCGTTACGCAGGACGATGTTGTTTACGAGCACATTTTCGATGCGATTCTGGAGCAGCGCCTGGCGCCCGGCACCAGGTTGAGTGAAGAAGCGCTGGGCGAGATTTTCGGTGTCAGCCGCACCATCATTCGCCGGGCGCTGTCGCGGCTGGGGCATGAAGGGGTTGTGTTGTTGCGCCCCAATCGCGGTGCGGTGGTTGCCAGTCCCAGTGTCGAAGAGGCGCGTCAGGTGTTCTTCGCCCGGCGCATGGTCGAGCAAGCCATCACTGAACTGGCCGTCGAGCATGCCACTGCCGAACAATTGGCCGAGCTGCGCCAGATGGTCAGCGACGAGCGCGACAGCTTTGCCCGCGGTGACCGGGGGGCGGGCATTCGTCTATCCGGCGAGTTCCATCTGCAACTGGCGGTGGTTGCGAAGAACGCGCCATTGATCAGCTTTCAGCGCAGTCTGGTGTCACAGACGTCACTGATTATTGCCCAGTACGAAACCGGCAACCGCACGCATTGTTCATACGATGAGCACAGCCAATTGATCGACGCCATCGAAGCCCGCGATGCACCGCTGGCAGTCGAGCTGATGATGCATCACATGGACCATATCGACAGCAAACTCGACCTTGACGAAGACAGTGCCTCGGATGATTTGCAGGCGGTGTTCTCGCACGTAATGGGCCGGAAAAAGCCGCTGCGTTGA
- the puuE gene encoding allantoinase PuuE: MSAEYPRDLIGYGSNPPHPRWPGNARIALSFVLNYEEGGERNILHGDKESEAFLSEMVAAQPLQGQRNMSMESLYEYGSRAGVWRILKLFKQFDIPLTIFAVAMAAQRHPDVIRAMVADGHEICSHGYRWIDYQNMDEAEEREHMRQAIQILTEISGERPLGWYTGRTGPNTRRLVMEEGGFLYDCDTYDDDLPYWEPNNPTGKPHLVIPYTLDTNDMRFTQVQGFNNGEQFFQYLKDAFDVLYAEGEDAPKMLSIGLHCRLIGRPARLAALKRFIEYAKGHQQVWFTRRVDIARHWHTEHPFTRATL; encoded by the coding sequence GTGAGCGCTGAATACCCTCGCGACCTGATCGGTTACGGCAGCAACCCGCCTCATCCTCGCTGGCCGGGCAATGCACGCATCGCGTTGTCGTTCGTGCTGAATTACGAGGAAGGCGGCGAGCGCAATATCCTGCACGGCGACAAGGAATCCGAAGCCTTTCTCTCTGAAATGGTCGCCGCGCAGCCGCTGCAAGGCCAGCGCAACATGAGCATGGAGTCGCTGTACGAGTACGGCAGCCGTGCCGGGGTGTGGCGCATTCTCAAGCTGTTCAAGCAGTTCGACATTCCCCTGACCATCTTCGCGGTTGCCATGGCGGCGCAACGTCATCCGGACGTGATCCGCGCCATGGTCGCCGACGGTCATGAGATCTGCAGCCATGGCTACCGCTGGATCGACTATCAGAACATGGACGAAGCCGAAGAGCGCGAACACATGCGCCAGGCGATTCAGATCCTCACCGAGATCAGCGGTGAACGTCCGCTGGGTTGGTACACCGGGCGCACCGGGCCGAACACACGGCGGCTGGTCATGGAGGAAGGTGGTTTTCTCTACGACTGCGACACCTACGACGACGACCTGCCTTATTGGGAGCCGAACAACCCGACCGGCAAGCCTCATCTGGTGATCCCGTACACGCTGGACACCAATGACATGCGCTTCACTCAGGTGCAGGGCTTCAACAATGGCGAGCAGTTTTTCCAATACTTGAAGGACGCGTTCGACGTGCTGTATGCCGAAGGCGAAGACGCGCCAAAGATGCTTTCGATTGGCCTGCACTGTCGCCTGATTGGCCGACCTGCCCGGCTTGCTGCGCTGAAACGCTTTATCGAATACGCCAAAGGCCACCAGCAGGTATGGTTCACTCGCCGTGTGGACATTGCTCGCCACTGGCACACTGAACATCCCTTCACTAGGGCGACGCTATGA
- a CDS encoding ureidoglycolate lyase — MRTLTIEPLTKEAFAPFGDVIETDGSDHFMINNGSTMRFHRLAEVETAQPDDKAIISIFRAEALPMPLTISMLERHPQGSQAFIPLLGNPFLIVVAPVGDAPESTLTRAFVSNGRQGINYHRGVWHHPVLTIEKQDDFLVVDRSGSGNNCDEHYFAEHQLLVLDPNPLEG, encoded by the coding sequence ATGCGCACACTGACAATCGAGCCGCTGACCAAGGAAGCCTTTGCGCCTTTCGGTGATGTCATCGAAACCGACGGCAGCGATCACTTCATGATCAACAACGGCTCGACCATGCGCTTTCATCGCCTGGCCGAAGTCGAAACCGCGCAACCGGATGACAAGGCGATTATCAGTATTTTTCGCGCCGAAGCACTGCCGATGCCTCTGACTATAAGCATGCTGGAACGTCATCCGCAGGGCAGTCAGGCGTTCATTCCGCTGCTCGGCAATCCGTTTCTGATCGTCGTCGCGCCGGTTGGCGATGCACCTGAATCGACATTGACCCGCGCGTTCGTTTCCAACGGCAGGCAGGGTATCAATTACCATCGCGGCGTCTGGCACCACCCGGTGCTGACGATCGAAAAACAGGATGATTTTCTGGTGGTAGATCGCAGTGGTTCCGGCAACAACTGTGACGAACATTATTTTGCCGAGCACCAGTTGCTGGTTCTCGATCCCAACCCACTGGAAGGGTAA
- the uraH gene encoding hydroxyisourate hydrolase translates to MGKLTTHVLDSAHGCPGSSIRIDLYRVDDQQLLHIVSVVTNSDGRCDAPLLQGDDYQSGVYQLHFQAGDYYRARGVVLNEPAFLDEVVLRFGIDAGQEHFHVPLLISPYSYSTYRGS, encoded by the coding sequence TTGGGAAAATTGACCACACACGTACTGGACTCCGCCCATGGTTGTCCGGGCAGTTCGATTCGTATTGACCTGTATCGCGTGGACGATCAGCAGTTGCTGCACATCGTCAGCGTCGTGACCAACAGTGATGGACGCTGCGATGCGCCTTTGCTGCAAGGCGATGACTATCAGTCTGGCGTGTATCAGCTGCACTTTCAGGCGGGCGATTACTACCGCGCACGAGGCGTGGTGCTGAACGAACCGGCCTTTCTCGATGAGGTGGTGCTGCGCTTCGGTATTGATGCAGGTCAGGAACATTTTCATGTGCCGCTGTTAATCTCGCCGTACAGCTACTCGACTTACAGAGGCAGCTGA
- the xdhB gene encoding xanthine dehydrogenase molybdopterin binding subunit produces MSNHSPQLTQTEMLALFQQGLSTGVGRSVKHDSADKHVSGEAVYIDDRLEFPNQLHVYARMSDRAHARIISIDTAPCYAFEGVRIAITHEDIPGLKDIGPLLPGDPLLAIDKVEFVGQPVLAVAARDLDIAREAAMAAIIKYEDLEPVLDVVQALRQKHFVLDSHTHKRGDSAAALETATHRLQGNLHIGGQEHFYLETQISSVMPTEDGGMIVYCSTQNPTEIQKLVAEVLDVPMNHIVVDMRRMGGGFGGKETQAASPACLCAVIARLTGQPTKMRLQRFEDMQMTGKRHPFYIEYDVGFDDEGRLQGIELDLAANCGYSPDLSASIVDRAMFHADNAYYLGEATINGHRCKTHTASNTAYRGFGGPQGMVAIEEVMDCIARFLGKDPLAVRKANYYGKTERNVTHYYQTVEHNLLEEMTADLEQSSQYVERREAIRAFNASSPILKKGLALTPVKFGISFTASFLNQAGALIHIYTDGSIHLNHGGTEMGQGLNTKVAQVVAQVFQVDIERIQITATNTDKVPNTSPTAASSGTDLNGKAAQNAAEILKQRLVEFAARHYDVAETEIEFRNGHVRIGEIVLPFAELAQLAWMGQVSLSSTGYYKTPKIFYDRSQASGRPFYYYAFGAACVEVIVDTLTGEYKTLRTDILHDVGASLNPAIDIGQVEGGYIQGAGWLTTEELVWNDKGKLMTSGPASYKIPAVADMPLDLRVKLVENRKNPEDTVFHSKAVGEPPFMLGIAAWCAIKDAVASLGDYRYQPNIDAPATPEKVLWGCEQIRQLYPAGRTHHE; encoded by the coding sequence ATGTCTAATCACAGCCCGCAACTGACCCAAACTGAAATGCTGGCGCTGTTTCAACAGGGCCTGAGCACCGGCGTCGGCCGTAGCGTCAAGCACGACAGCGCCGACAAACACGTGTCTGGCGAAGCGGTGTATATCGATGACCGCCTGGAGTTTCCCAATCAGCTGCATGTGTATGCACGAATGTCGGACCGTGCCCATGCGCGGATCATCAGCATCGACACCGCGCCCTGCTACGCCTTCGAGGGCGTAAGAATCGCGATCACGCACGAGGATATTCCCGGTCTGAAGGACATCGGGCCGCTGCTGCCGGGCGACCCGTTGCTGGCCATCGACAAGGTGGAGTTCGTTGGCCAGCCGGTGCTCGCCGTGGCCGCACGTGATCTGGATATTGCACGCGAGGCGGCGATGGCCGCGATCATCAAGTACGAGGATCTGGAACCCGTACTGGATGTGGTTCAGGCTTTGCGCCAGAAGCATTTCGTGCTCGACAGCCATACCCACAAGCGTGGCGACTCTGCGGCGGCGTTGGAAACTGCAACCCACCGTTTGCAAGGCAACCTGCACATCGGCGGCCAAGAGCACTTCTATCTGGAGACGCAGATATCTTCGGTCATGCCGACTGAAGACGGCGGCATGATTGTGTACTGCTCGACCCAGAACCCCACGGAAATCCAGAAGCTGGTAGCCGAGGTTCTGGACGTGCCGATGAACCACATCGTGGTCGACATGCGGCGCATGGGCGGTGGCTTTGGGGGCAAGGAAACCCAGGCGGCAAGCCCGGCCTGCCTGTGCGCGGTGATTGCGCGCCTGACCGGGCAGCCAACCAAGATGCGTCTGCAACGCTTCGAAGACATGCAGATGACCGGCAAGCGCCACCCGTTTTACATCGAATACGACGTAGGCTTTGATGACGAGGGTCGGCTGCAAGGCATCGAACTGGATCTGGCCGCCAACTGCGGCTATTCGCCAGACCTGTCGGCCTCTATCGTAGACCGCGCCATGTTCCATGCCGACAACGCCTATTACCTGGGCGAAGCGACGATCAATGGTCATCGCTGCAAGACCCACACGGCGTCCAATACCGCCTACCGAGGCTTTGGCGGCCCGCAAGGCATGGTTGCCATCGAAGAAGTCATGGACTGCATTGCGCGCTTTCTGGGCAAAGACCCGTTGGCGGTGCGCAAGGCCAACTACTACGGCAAGACCGAGCGCAACGTCACTCATTACTACCAGACCGTCGAGCACAATCTGCTGGAAGAAATGACCGCGGATCTGGAGCAAAGCAGCCAGTACGTGGAGCGCCGCGAAGCCATTCGGGCCTTCAATGCCAGCAGTCCGATCCTGAAAAAAGGCCTGGCGCTGACACCGGTCAAATTCGGTATTTCCTTTACCGCCAGCTTCCTCAATCAGGCCGGTGCGCTGATCCATATCTACACCGACGGCAGCATCCACTTGAACCACGGCGGCACCGAAATGGGTCAGGGTTTGAACACCAAGGTCGCGCAAGTCGTGGCGCAAGTGTTTCAAGTGGACATCGAGCGCATTCAGATCACGGCGACCAACACTGACAAGGTGCCGAATACCTCGCCGACGGCTGCCTCAAGCGGCACCGACCTGAATGGCAAGGCGGCGCAGAATGCTGCGGAAATCCTCAAGCAACGCCTGGTCGAATTCGCCGCCCGGCATTACGACGTGGCGGAAACCGAGATTGAATTTCGTAACGGCCATGTGCGGATCGGCGAGATCGTTTTGCCCTTTGCCGAGCTGGCGCAACTGGCATGGATGGGGCAGGTGTCGCTGTCCAGCACCGGCTACTACAAAACGCCGAAGATTTTTTATGACCGAAGCCAGGCAAGTGGTCGGCCATTCTATTACTACGCGTTTGGCGCGGCCTGCGTCGAGGTGATCGTCGACACCCTGACCGGCGAATACAAAACATTGCGCACTGACATCCTGCACGACGTCGGTGCCTCACTGAACCCGGCCATCGACATCGGTCAGGTCGAAGGCGGCTACATTCAGGGCGCAGGCTGGCTGACCACCGAGGAGCTGGTGTGGAATGACAAAGGCAAACTGATGACCAGCGGCCCGGCGTCGTACAAGATCCCGGCCGTTGCCGACATGCCGCTGGACTTGCGGGTCAAGCTGGTCGAAAACCGCAAGAATCCGGAAGACACGGTATTCCACTCCAAAGCCGTTGGCGAGCCGCCCTTCATGCTCGGCATTGCCGCATGGTGTGCAATCAAGGACGCAGTGGCGAGCCTTGGCGATTACCGTTATCAGCCGAACATCGATGCCCCGGCGACGCCGGAAAAAGTGCTGTGGGGATGCGAGCAGATACGTCAGTTGTACCCCGCAGGGCGCACCCATCATGAATAA
- a CDS encoding outer membrane protein OmpK, translated as MNRTFSSVLLASSLLSAAPAMAGDIFQWQSNSLTYLNGRDFAVNPENQQTFTFEHADSWKYGDNFFFVDKIFYNGKKDATAGDNTYYGEFSPRLSLGKVFGQKFEFGPISDVLIAATYEFGEGDNESYLIGPAFDLKIPGFDYFQLNFYQRQTEGNRPGDGVWQITPVWSYTIPVGKSDVLIDGFMDWVVDNDKTSRGTYHSNLHFNPQIKYDLGKALNYPERQLYVGIEYDYWTNKYGIKDTRSFDTDQNTASLLVKMFF; from the coding sequence ATGAACCGTACGTTTTCCAGTGTGTTACTGGCCAGCAGTCTGCTGTCCGCCGCACCCGCCATGGCAGGGGATATCTTCCAGTGGCAGAGCAATAGCCTGACCTATCTCAATGGACGAGACTTTGCTGTCAACCCGGAAAATCAGCAGACGTTCACGTTCGAGCATGCGGACAGCTGGAAGTACGGCGACAACTTCTTCTTCGTCGACAAGATCTTCTACAACGGCAAGAAAGACGCAACGGCTGGCGATAACACCTACTACGGCGAGTTCTCGCCACGGCTGTCGCTGGGTAAGGTCTTTGGTCAGAAGTTTGAATTCGGCCCGATCAGTGATGTGCTGATCGCGGCCACTTACGAGTTTGGCGAAGGCGATAACGAGTCGTACCTGATTGGCCCGGCGTTTGATTTGAAGATTCCGGGGTTCGACTACTTCCAGCTGAACTTCTACCAGCGTCAGACTGAAGGCAATCGTCCTGGTGATGGCGTATGGCAGATCACTCCAGTCTGGTCCTACACCATTCCTGTCGGCAAATCGGATGTACTGATCGACGGCTTCATGGACTGGGTCGTAGATAACGACAAGACTTCACGCGGCACTTACCACTCTAACCTGCACTTCAACCCACAGATCAAGTACGACCTGGGCAAGGCGTTGAATTACCCTGAGCGGCAACTGTATGTCGGTATCGAATACGACTACTGGACCAATAAGTACGGCATCAAAGACACCCGTTCCTTCGACACCGATCAGAACACCGCGAGTTTGCTGGTGAAGATGTTCTTCTAA
- the alc gene encoding allantoicase produces the protein MKVYAAAFEKFVNLADARLGTRILSVTDDWFADANRLFQPTPAVWKEGVFDDNGKWMDGWESRRKRFEGYDSAVIQLGVAGTIKGVDIDTSFFTGNFPPSASLEACFLASGEPDENTAWTEVLSSVELKGNSHHYHEISHDQPFSHLRFNIYPDGGVARLRVYGVPHRDWSKVTESEQIDLAAALNGGRSIACSDEHYGSMSNILNPGRGVNMGDGWETARRRTPGNDWVIVALGHKGEVEKVIVDTLHFKGNYPDSCSIQGAFVKGGTDSQIETQSLFWRELLPSQKLTMHAEHEFAEQVKAIGPITHIRLNVFPDGGVSRLRVLGKVSR, from the coding sequence ATGAAAGTTTACGCCGCAGCGTTCGAGAAGTTTGTAAACCTGGCCGACGCACGTCTGGGCACAAGGATCCTTTCGGTTACCGATGACTGGTTCGCCGATGCCAACCGCCTGTTCCAGCCAACGCCTGCGGTCTGGAAAGAAGGCGTGTTCGATGACAACGGCAAGTGGATGGACGGCTGGGAGTCGCGCCGCAAGCGTTTCGAAGGTTATGACAGCGCAGTGATCCAGCTCGGCGTAGCGGGCACCATCAAGGGCGTAGATATCGACACGTCGTTCTTCACCGGCAACTTTCCGCCTTCTGCGTCGCTGGAAGCGTGCTTTCTGGCCTCGGGCGAGCCGGACGAAAACACTGCCTGGACCGAAGTGCTGTCGTCGGTGGAATTGAAGGGTAACAGTCATCACTACCATGAAATCAGTCACGACCAGCCGTTCAGCCATCTGCGCTTCAATATCTACCCGGACGGCGGCGTAGCGCGCCTGAGGGTATACGGCGTGCCGCATCGCGACTGGTCGAAAGTCACTGAAAGCGAGCAGATCGACCTGGCTGCCGCGCTCAATGGCGGCCGCTCGATTGCCTGTTCGGACGAGCATTACGGCAGCATGAGCAATATCCTCAACCCGGGCCGTGGCGTGAACATGGGCGACGGCTGGGAAACCGCGCGCCGTCGCACGCCGGGTAATGACTGGGTAATCGTGGCGCTCGGGCACAAGGGTGAAGTCGAGAAAGTCATCGTCGACACCCTGCACTTCAAGGGCAATTACCCGGACAGTTGCTCTATCCAGGGCGCGTTCGTCAAAGGCGGCACCGACAGCCAGATCGAAACCCAGAGCCTGTTCTGGCGCGAACTGCTGCCAAGCCAGAAACTTACCATGCACGCCGAGCATGAGTTCGCCGAGCAGGTAAAGGCCATCGGCCCGATCACCCACATCCGCCTGAACGTGTTCCCGGACGGTGGCGTGAGTCGGTTGCGGGTGTTGGGCAAAGTGTCCAGGTAA